A genomic window from Lusitaniella coriacea LEGE 07157 includes:
- a CDS encoding ATP-binding protein — translation MLGLWNVSGSKFRFLTPCIRSTWGFGLGLAIARQIIVEKHGGTLTCHSEPGKGTTFIIEIPLQA, via the coding sequence GTGCTGGGGCTGTGGAACGTATCGGGTTCCAAATTTAGGTTTTTAACCCCGTGTATTCGCAGTACATGGGGTTTTGGATTGGGACTCGCGATCGCGCGACAAATTATTGTAGAAAAACACGGAGGAACCCTCACCTGTCACTCCGAACCGGGGAAAGGAACCACATTCATAATTGAAATTCCCCTGCAAGCATAA